Proteins encoded together in one Prevotella scopos JCM 17725 window:
- a CDS encoding MGMT family protein encodes MSVIIDEFRKEVYEIVSSIPRGRVLSYGQIAWLIGYPRHARLVGKMLRDATGTEALPCHRVVNSSGCMAPCWPEQRRLLEKEGITFRSNGSVDMKRWQWRLEE; translated from the coding sequence ATGTCCGTAATTATTGATGAATTCCGCAAAGAGGTATATGAGATTGTATCATCTATTCCACGTGGGCGTGTGCTGAGTTATGGACAAATAGCGTGGCTTATAGGTTATCCAAGGCATGCTCGCTTGGTAGGAAAGATGCTACGTGACGCCACTGGAACTGAAGCCTTGCCTTGTCATAGGGTGGTAAATAGTTCTGGATGTATGGCCCCTTGCTGGCCTGAGCAGCGCAGATTACTTGAAAAAGAGGGAATTACATTTCGTTCTAACGGCAGTGTTGATATGAAAAGATGGCAATGGAGACTAGAGGAATAA
- the mscL gene encoding large-conductance mechanosensitive channel protein MscL, whose protein sequence is MSKLIQEFKEFAVKGNAVDMAVGVIIGGAFGKIVSSIVDDIIMPPIGWLIGGVNFSDLKWTLPAVEIPGVTAPAPATINYGNFLQTLLDFIIIAFCVFMMVKGINKLSKKKEEPAAPAPDPEPTNEEKLLSEIRDLLKNK, encoded by the coding sequence ATGAGCAAACTTATTCAAGAATTCAAGGAATTCGCTGTAAAGGGTAATGCTGTTGATATGGCAGTCGGTGTAATCATTGGTGGTGCATTCGGCAAGATTGTTTCATCTATCGTTGACGACATCATCATGCCTCCTATTGGATGGCTTATTGGTGGTGTTAACTTCTCAGACTTGAAATGGACGCTACCAGCAGTAGAGATACCTGGTGTAACAGCTCCTGCACCAGCTACCATCAACTATGGTAACTTCTTACAGACATTACTTGACTTTATCATCATCGCTTTCTGTGTATTCATGATGGTAAAGGGTATCAACAAACTCTCTAAAAAGAAGGAAGAGCCAGCTGCTCCTGCACCAGACCCAGAGCCAACTAACGAGGAGAAACTTCTTTCTGAGATTCGTGACTTGCTGAAGAATAAGTAA
- the guaA gene encoding glutamine-hydrolyzing GMP synthase, translating into MQQKIIILDFGSQTTQLIGRRVRELDTFCEILPYNKFPKDDPSVIGVILSGSPYSVHDPEAFKIDLSQFIGKIPVLGICYGAQYISYSNGGKVEQTGSREYGRANLESIDLNNRLFAGFEKGSQVWMSHGDTITAIPEDYDIIASTGDVKYAAFASKTQPVWAVQFHPEVYHSLQGKQLLENFVVNICGSKQEWSAASFVESAVQEIREQVGNDRVILGLSGGVDSSVCAVLLNKAIGKNLTCIFVDHGMLRKNEFTKVLEAYKGLGLNVIGVDASDQFFKDLEGVTDPEQKRKIIGRDFVEVFNAEAKKITDAKWLAQGTIYPDRIESLSITGMVIKSHHNVGGLPEEMHLQLCEPLRWLFKDEVRRVGYELGMPERLIKRHPFPGPGLAVRILGDITHDKVRILQDADDIYIEKMHNYTMPDGSSLYDHVWQAGTVLLSTIRSVGVMGDERTYEHPVALRAVTSMDAMTADWAHLPYDFMADVSNEIIRKVKGVNRVCYDISSKPPSTIEWE; encoded by the coding sequence ATGCAACAGAAGATTATCATTTTGGATTTCGGCTCACAGACGACACAGCTTATCGGCCGTCGTGTACGTGAGTTGGATACCTTCTGCGAGATCCTCCCTTACAACAAGTTCCCGAAAGATGACCCATCTGTGATTGGTGTGATTCTTTCTGGCTCACCTTATTCCGTACATGACCCAGAGGCTTTCAAGATAGACCTCAGTCAGTTTATCGGTAAGATTCCTGTTCTCGGCATCTGTTATGGTGCTCAGTACATCTCTTATTCAAATGGAGGTAAGGTTGAGCAGACGGGTTCACGTGAGTATGGTCGTGCCAACTTAGAGAGTATCGACCTTAACAACCGCCTTTTTGCAGGCTTTGAGAAAGGCTCGCAAGTGTGGATGAGTCATGGTGATACGATTACGGCAATCCCAGAGGATTATGATATTATTGCCTCTACAGGTGATGTTAAGTATGCTGCTTTTGCATCAAAGACACAGCCAGTATGGGCAGTACAATTCCATCCAGAGGTTTACCACTCATTGCAGGGTAAGCAATTGTTGGAGAACTTCGTTGTGAATATCTGTGGTAGCAAGCAGGAGTGGAGTGCTGCTTCCTTTGTTGAAAGTGCTGTTCAGGAGATTCGTGAGCAGGTGGGTAACGACCGCGTTATCCTTGGTCTTTCAGGTGGTGTTGACTCTTCTGTTTGTGCAGTATTGCTCAATAAGGCTATTGGTAAGAACCTTACTTGTATCTTCGTTGATCATGGTATGCTTCGCAAGAATGAGTTTACAAAGGTTTTGGAAGCTTATAAAGGACTTGGATTGAATGTTATCGGTGTCGATGCATCTGATCAATTCTTTAAGGATTTGGAAGGTGTTACCGATCCAGAGCAGAAGCGTAAGATTATTGGTCGCGACTTCGTTGAGGTATTTAATGCCGAGGCAAAGAAGATTACCGATGCAAAGTGGCTCGCACAGGGTACGATTTATCCAGACCGTATTGAGAGTCTTAGCATTACGGGTATGGTTATCAAGAGCCATCATAATGTAGGTGGACTTCCAGAGGAGATGCATCTTCAGCTTTGTGAGCCACTCCGTTGGCTTTTCAAGGATGAGGTTCGCCGTGTAGGTTATGAACTTGGAATGCCTGAGCGTCTTATCAAGCGTCATCCATTCCCTGGTCCTGGTCTTGCTGTTCGTATTTTGGGTGACATCACGCATGATAAGGTACGTATCCTCCAAGATGCTGACGATATCTATATTGAGAAGATGCATAACTATACAATGCCAGATGGTTCAAGTCTTTATGACCATGTTTGGCAGGCAGGCACTGTATTACTTTCTACGATTCGTTCTGTAGGAGTGATGGGTGATGAGCGTACCTACGAGCATCCAGTCGCTCTTCGTGCTGTAACTTCAATGGATGCGATGACTGCTGACTGGGCACACCTCCCATACGATTTCATGGCAGATGTTTCCAACGAAATCATCCGCAAGGTGAAGGGAGTTAATCGTGTATGTTACGATATCTCTTCAAAACCACCTTCAACAATTGAGTGGGAGTAA
- a CDS encoding diacylglycerol/lipid kinase family protein: MVEEGRWGVIYCPKGGGVLANPVKRWEQTERCLQAHNIQYDMVQSENPRSVDRLVRKLISNGYKTIIIYGGDSALNDAVNYLMQLEPEERERITLGVIPNGVLNDFAHFWGFDESHLEQTIVWLKQKRVRRVDVGCIRYENKKNERCRRYFLNCVNIGMVANIISLRRRMRHLFVSRTISFILSCFLLLFQRMDYLMSLKINTDSIRQRLMTICVGNAQGYGQTPNAVPYNGLLDVSIVSQPNMLQAMEGMYLLLREKILNHRNVQAYRTNEINVQIAQHTPVSVDGRLINGTPIGTFTIDVEKEVINFIIPS, from the coding sequence ATGGTAGAGGAAGGAAGATGGGGAGTTATTTATTGTCCAAAAGGTGGAGGAGTGCTTGCTAACCCCGTAAAACGTTGGGAGCAAACTGAACGTTGCCTGCAAGCGCACAATATTCAATATGATATGGTGCAGAGTGAGAATCCACGTAGTGTGGATAGACTCGTGCGAAAGTTGATTAGTAATGGTTATAAAACAATTATTATCTACGGAGGCGACTCAGCGTTGAATGATGCGGTAAATTATCTGATGCAATTAGAACCAGAAGAGCGTGAGCGTATTACGTTGGGAGTTATTCCGAATGGCGTGTTAAATGATTTTGCACACTTCTGGGGCTTTGATGAGTCGCACTTGGAACAGACAATAGTTTGGCTCAAGCAGAAGCGTGTAAGACGAGTAGATGTCGGCTGTATTCGCTATGAGAATAAGAAGAATGAGCGTTGCCGTCGATATTTTCTTAATTGTGTAAATATTGGAATGGTGGCTAATATTATAAGTCTTCGTCGTCGTATGCGTCACCTCTTCGTATCCCGAACAATCTCATTTATCCTCTCATGTTTTCTGCTTTTGTTTCAACGTATGGATTATCTGATGTCGCTGAAAATCAACACAGACAGCATTAGGCAACGTCTGATGACGATATGTGTCGGTAATGCACAGGGGTATGGGCAGACACCGAATGCTGTTCCTTACAATGGTTTGCTGGATGTTTCTATCGTTTCCCAGCCCAATATGCTCCAAGCAATGGAAGGTATGTATCTGTTGTTGCGGGAAAAGATTTTGAATCATCGTAACGTACAAGCCTACAGAACAAATGAAATAAACGTGCAGATCGCACAGCATACGCCCGTCAGTGTTGATGGTCGCCTCATAAATGGTACACCCATTGGAACATTCACTATTGATGTGGAGAAAGAAGTTATTAACTTTATCATACCGAGTTAA
- the gap gene encoding type I glyceraldehyde-3-phosphate dehydrogenase, whose translation MVNVAINGFGRIGRLAFRQMFEAEGYEVVAINDLTSPKMLAHLLKYDTAQGGFAGKFGEGKHTVEATEDSIIVDGKEIKISAEKDAANCPWAANNVDVVLECTGFYTSKEKASAHLQAGAKKVVISAPAGNDLPTVVFNTNHKTLKADDTVISAASCTTNCLAPMAAALNAYAPIQSGIMSTIHAYTGDQMILDGPQRKGDLRRSRAGACNIVPNSTGAAKAIGLVIPELNGKLIGSAQRVPTPTGSTTILVAVVKGKDVTVEGINAAMKAASTESFGYTEDQIVSSDIIGMRFGSLFDATQTMVSKISDDCYQVQVVSWYDNENSYTSQMVRTIKYFAELK comes from the coding sequence ATGGTAAATGTAGCTATTAACGGCTTTGGCCGTATTGGTCGTCTCGCATTCCGTCAGATGTTCGAGGCTGAAGGTTATGAGGTTGTTGCAATTAACGACTTGACAAGTCCTAAGATGCTTGCTCATCTTTTGAAGTATGATACCGCTCAGGGTGGTTTCGCTGGCAAGTTCGGTGAGGGTAAGCACACTGTAGAGGCTACTGAGGATTCTATCATCGTTGATGGTAAAGAGATTAAGATCTCTGCTGAGAAGGACGCTGCTAACTGCCCATGGGCTGCTAACAACGTAGATGTAGTTCTTGAGTGTACTGGTTTCTATACATCAAAGGAGAAGGCTTCTGCTCACCTCCAGGCAGGTGCAAAGAAGGTAGTTATCTCAGCTCCAGCAGGTAACGATCTTCCTACAGTTGTTTTCAATACAAACCACAAGACTTTGAAGGCTGATGATACTGTTATTTCTGCAGCTTCTTGTACAACAAACTGCTTGGCTCCAATGGCTGCTGCATTGAACGCATACGCTCCAATCCAGTCAGGTATCATGTCAACTATCCACGCTTACACTGGTGACCAGATGATTCTTGATGGTCCACAGCGTAAGGGTGACCTCCGTCGTTCACGTGCAGGTGCTTGCAACATCGTTCCTAACTCAACTGGTGCTGCTAAGGCTATCGGTCTTGTTATCCCAGAGTTGAACGGTAAGTTGATCGGTTCTGCACAGCGTGTTCCAACTCCAACAGGTTCTACAACAATCCTCGTTGCTGTTGTTAAGGGTAAGGACGTAACAGTAGAGGGTATTAACGCTGCAATGAAGGCTGCTTCAACAGAGAGCTTTGGTTATACTGAGGATCAGATCGTTTCTTCTGATATCATCGGTATGCGTTTCGGTTCTTTGTTTGATGCAACTCAGACTATGGTAAGCAAGATCAGCGATGATTGCTATCAGGTACAGGTTGTTTCTTGGTACGACAATGAGAACTCTTATACTTCTCAGATGGTTCGTACAATCAAGTACTTCGCAGAGTTGAAGTAA
- a CDS encoding sugar phosphate nucleotidyltransferase, translated as MQAMIFAAGLGTRLKPLTDTMPKALVRVGGAPLLEHVIKRLKDAGCSRMVVNVHHFANQITDYLDTHNYGVDIYVSDETEQLLDTGGGIKRAASLFDQHRPVLIHNVDILSNVDLAAFYRHAMETKADAMLLVSHRITQRYLVFDSNMRLVGWTNVATGEVKSPHVEIRQIHFVSPTEKESSYYQNNCYLCAFSGIHVLAPSAVQTVEAVDKDKFPIMDFYLNNCDTLDIRGELKIDLHLLDVGKLDSLQAAEDFIANSDYQSSKTEN; from the coding sequence ATGCAGGCAATGATTTTTGCAGCCGGACTCGGTACCCGTTTGAAACCGCTTACTGACACAATGCCAAAAGCGTTGGTAAGGGTGGGAGGTGCGCCACTGCTTGAGCATGTTATTAAAAGATTGAAAGATGCAGGATGCAGTCGGATGGTTGTCAATGTACATCATTTTGCAAACCAGATAACAGACTATTTGGATACACACAACTATGGTGTGGATATCTATGTGTCTGATGAAACAGAGCAGCTCCTTGATACCGGTGGTGGTATCAAGCGAGCTGCTTCGCTTTTTGATCAGCATCGGCCAGTGCTGATTCATAATGTTGACATATTAAGTAATGTGGATTTAGCCGCATTCTATCGCCATGCTATGGAAACAAAGGCAGATGCAATGTTGTTGGTAAGCCATCGCATCACACAACGTTATTTAGTGTTTGACAGCAATATGCGCTTAGTTGGCTGGACGAATGTGGCTACAGGTGAGGTGAAATCACCTCATGTGGAGATACGTCAGATACATTTCGTTTCACCAACAGAGAAAGAAAGTTCTTATTATCAGAACAACTGCTACCTCTGTGCTTTCTCTGGTATTCACGTGTTAGCTCCCTCTGCGGTACAAACAGTTGAGGCTGTTGATAAAGATAAGTTCCCAATTATGGACTTTTATCTCAACAACTGCGACACACTTGATATCCGTGGCGAACTAAAAATCGACCTCCATCTGCTTGATGTAGGTAAACTTGACAGCTTACAAGCTGCAGAAGACTTTATTGCAAATTCAGATTATCAAAGCTCCAAGACGGAGAACTGA
- the miaA gene encoding tRNA (adenosine(37)-N6)-dimethylallyltransferase MiaA has protein sequence MKNEHIGEDLAAGVACNKRMITILGPTASGKTDLAAHLAARLNAEIISADSRQVYCGMDIGTGKDLADYTVDGKTVPYHLIDICEPGTKYNLFRYQKDFLDSYEDIRSRGVLPILCGGTGLYIEAVLKGYNLSPVPQNPELRKALEEKSLDELTAMLVDLKEKNHSVMHNKTDVDSCQRAIRAIEIETYNLTKPTEERQCPPIDSLIIGVDIDREARRKKITNRLKARLEEGMVNEIAGLLKEGIPAEDLIYYGLEYKYVTEYLIGKLSYDEMFRQLEIAIHQFAKRQMTWFRGMERRGFTIHWVNAAQKMEDKLEEILSLW, from the coding sequence ATGAAGAACGAACATATAGGTGAGGACCTTGCTGCTGGTGTTGCTTGCAACAAGCGTATGATAACTATCCTCGGACCAACGGCTTCGGGGAAGACTGACCTTGCTGCGCATTTAGCCGCTCGACTCAACGCTGAAATCATTAGTGCTGACAGCCGTCAGGTTTATTGTGGCATGGATATCGGTACGGGAAAGGACTTGGCTGATTACACGGTGGATGGGAAGACTGTGCCTTATCACCTTATAGATATATGTGAACCAGGAACGAAGTATAACCTTTTTCGCTATCAGAAGGATTTCCTTGATAGTTATGAGGATATACGGAGTAGGGGAGTGCTGCCCATTCTCTGCGGTGGTACGGGTCTTTATATTGAGGCTGTGTTGAAGGGTTATAATCTTTCGCCAGTGCCACAGAATCCTGAACTGCGTAAGGCATTAGAAGAGAAATCGCTCGATGAATTGACGGCTATGTTAGTTGACCTGAAGGAAAAGAATCATTCCGTTATGCACAATAAGACGGATGTTGACTCTTGTCAGCGTGCTATTCGTGCCATTGAGATAGAGACCTATAATCTTACAAAGCCAACAGAAGAACGGCAATGTCCGCCAATTGACTCATTAATAATAGGTGTAGACATAGATCGTGAGGCAAGAAGAAAGAAAATAACCAATCGTCTGAAAGCACGCCTTGAAGAAGGAATGGTTAACGAGATAGCTGGGCTATTGAAGGAGGGGATACCTGCAGAAGACCTTATCTATTATGGCTTGGAATATAAGTATGTGACAGAGTATCTCATAGGGAAGCTGTCTTATGACGAGATGTTCCGACAGTTAGAAATTGCTATTCATCAGTTTGCTAAGCGGCAGATGACGTGGTTTCGTGGTATGGAGCGACGTGGCTTTACAATTCATTGGGTAAATGCTGCACAAAAGATGGAGGATAAACTTGAAGAAATATTGAGCTTATGGTAG